From Caretta caretta isolate rCarCar2 chromosome 14, rCarCar1.hap1, whole genome shotgun sequence, the proteins below share one genomic window:
- the NOTUM gene encoding palmitoleoyl-protein carboxylesterase NOTUM isoform X1, with translation MRVVWDEKASPCAKKSRAPPSPAAEPGHQSLAPANYAQALPSPLIGAGLSGATRPCAALGTAGAGPGQRPQLRPARGRRSPRSTARPQGLVPPGPGAPASLQPSGAGGRARPCAQLLCSFPRRWLRVAMGRGTVQVLLLLGLLHWGPGGEGRKNWRRRGQQPAAAAAARERSEATGQPVESFPLDFTAVEGNMDSFMAQIKSLAQSLYPCSAQNLHHELRLHLLLNSSVTCNDGSPAGYYLKESKGSRRWLLFLEGGWYCFNRENCDTRYDTMRRLMSSKEWPITKTGTGILSSQPEENPHWWNANMVFIPYCSSDVWSGASSKSEKNEYAFMGALIIQEVVKELVGKGLNNAKVLLLAGSSAGGTGVLLNVDRVAEQLEEMGYQGIQVRGLADSGWFLDNKQYRRTDCIDTITCAPTEAIRRGIRYWNGIVPERCKLQFKEGEEWNCFFGYKIYPTLRCPVFVVQWLFDEAQLTVDNVHLTGQPVQEGQWLYIQNLGRELRNTLKDVTASFAPACLSHEIITRNHWTDIQVKGTSLPRALHCWDRSLHDSNKNGKAPLKGCPIHLIDSCPWPHCNPSCPTIRDQFTGQEMNVIQFLMHMGFDVQKMAQQQGLEPSKLLGMLSSDS, from the exons ATGCGTGTGGTTTGGGACGAGAAGGCGAGTCCGTGCGCCAAGAAAAGCCGAGCGCCCCCGAGCCCCGCCGCAGAGCCCGGGCACCAGTCGCTGGCCCCCGCTAACTACGCCCAGGCGCTACCCTCGCCGCTCATTGGAGCGGGACTGAGCGGAGCGACCAGACCCTGCGCTGCCCTGGGAACAGCGGGAGCAGGCCCGGGCCAGAGACCCCAACTCCGGCCAGCACGGGGGAGACGGAGCCCGCGGAGCACTGCCCGCCCCCAGGGACTAGTTCCCCCGGGACCCGGAGCCCCCGCCAGTCTGCAGCCGAgcggagcagggggcagagcccGTCCGTGCGCCCAActcctctgctccttcccccgCAGGTGGCTCCGGGTCGCGATGGGCAGAGGAACCGTGCaagtgctgctgctcctgggactgctgcactggggcccCGGTGGCGAGGGCAGGAAGAACTGGAGACGGCGAGGGCAGCAGCCGGCGGCTGCGGCGGCAGCCCGGGAGCGGAGCGAAGCGACCGGGCAGCCCGTGGAGAGCTTCCCGCTGGACTTCACCGCCGTGGAAGGCAACATGGACAGTTTCATGGCTCAGATCAAGAGCCTGGCGCAGTCGTTGTATCCGTGCTCGGCCCAGAACCTGCACCACGAGCTGCGCCTCCATCTCCTGCTCAACAGCTCGGTCACCTGCAACGACGGCAGCCCGGCAGG CTACTACCTCAAAGAATCGAAAGGCAGTAGAAGGTGGCTGCTGTTCCTGGAAG GGGGATGGTATTGCTTTAACAGAGAAAATTGTGATACCCGTTATGATACAATGAGGAGGCTGATGAGCTCCAAGGAGTGGCCCATTACCAAAACTG GAACTGGGATCCTGTCATCACAGCCAGAAGAAAATCCGCACTGGTGGAACGCAAACATGGT TTTCATCCCCTATTGCTCAAGTGATGTTTGGAGTGGTGCCTCTTCCAAATCTGAAAAAA ATGAATATGCCTTCATGGGAGCCCTCATAATACAAGAGGTAGTAAAGGAGCTGGTGGGAAAAGGCCTTAATAATGCAAAGGTACTACTCCTGGCCGGAAGCAG TGCTGGGGGAACTGGGGTGCTTCTGAATGTGGATCGAGTAGCAGAGCAGCTGGAGGAGATGGGTTATCAAGGGATTCAGGTCCGAGGGCTGGCAGATTCTGGCTGGTTCCTGGATAATAAACAGTACCGCAGAACTGACTGTATTGATACCATAACCTGTGCCCCAACAGAAGCTATTAGGAGAGGAATCAG ATATTGGAATGGCATTGTTCCTGAACGCTGCAAACTGCAGTTTAAAGAGGGAGAGGAATGGAATTGCTTTTTTGGCTATAAAATTTATCCCACTCTTCGAT GTCCAGTCTTTGTGGTGCAATGGCTCTTTGATGAGGCCCAGCTCACAGTAGATAATGTGCACCTAACTGGACAGCCTGTCCAGGAGGGGCAGTGGCTCTACATCCAGAATCTGGGCCGGGAGCTAAGAAATACCCTGAAGGATGTGAC TGCTAGTTTTGCTCCAGCCTGTTTGTCTCATGAGATCATTACGCGCAA TCACTGGACAGACATTCAGGTGAAAGGAACTTCGTTACCccgtgccctgcattgctgggaCCGCAGCCTGcatgacagcaacaaaaatgggaAAGCCCCTTTGAAGGGTTGCCCAATCCACCTGATTGACAGCTGTCCCTGGCCCCACTGTAACCCCTCATGCCCTACCATCCGGGACCAGTTCACGGGGCAGGAGATGAATGTGATCCAGTTCCTCATGCACATGGGTTTTGATGTTCAGAAGATGGCACAGCAACAGGGCCTGGAGCCCAGTAAACTTCTGGGGATGCTGAGCAGTGATAGCTAG
- the NOTUM gene encoding palmitoleoyl-protein carboxylesterase NOTUM isoform X2: MGRGTVQVLLLLGLLHWGPGGEGRKNWRRRGQQPAAAAAARERSEATGQPVESFPLDFTAVEGNMDSFMAQIKSLAQSLYPCSAQNLHHELRLHLLLNSSVTCNDGSPAGYYLKESKGSRRWLLFLEGGWYCFNRENCDTRYDTMRRLMSSKEWPITKTGTGILSSQPEENPHWWNANMVFIPYCSSDVWSGASSKSEKNEYAFMGALIIQEVVKELVGKGLNNAKVLLLAGSSAGGTGVLLNVDRVAEQLEEMGYQGIQVRGLADSGWFLDNKQYRRTDCIDTITCAPTEAIRRGIRYWNGIVPERCKLQFKEGEEWNCFFGYKIYPTLRCPVFVVQWLFDEAQLTVDNVHLTGQPVQEGQWLYIQNLGRELRNTLKDVTASFAPACLSHEIITRNHWTDIQVKGTSLPRALHCWDRSLHDSNKNGKAPLKGCPIHLIDSCPWPHCNPSCPTIRDQFTGQEMNVIQFLMHMGFDVQKMAQQQGLEPSKLLGMLSSDS; the protein is encoded by the exons ATGGGCAGAGGAACCGTGCaagtgctgctgctcctgggactgctgcactggggcccCGGTGGCGAGGGCAGGAAGAACTGGAGACGGCGAGGGCAGCAGCCGGCGGCTGCGGCGGCAGCCCGGGAGCGGAGCGAAGCGACCGGGCAGCCCGTGGAGAGCTTCCCGCTGGACTTCACCGCCGTGGAAGGCAACATGGACAGTTTCATGGCTCAGATCAAGAGCCTGGCGCAGTCGTTGTATCCGTGCTCGGCCCAGAACCTGCACCACGAGCTGCGCCTCCATCTCCTGCTCAACAGCTCGGTCACCTGCAACGACGGCAGCCCGGCAGG CTACTACCTCAAAGAATCGAAAGGCAGTAGAAGGTGGCTGCTGTTCCTGGAAG GGGGATGGTATTGCTTTAACAGAGAAAATTGTGATACCCGTTATGATACAATGAGGAGGCTGATGAGCTCCAAGGAGTGGCCCATTACCAAAACTG GAACTGGGATCCTGTCATCACAGCCAGAAGAAAATCCGCACTGGTGGAACGCAAACATGGT TTTCATCCCCTATTGCTCAAGTGATGTTTGGAGTGGTGCCTCTTCCAAATCTGAAAAAA ATGAATATGCCTTCATGGGAGCCCTCATAATACAAGAGGTAGTAAAGGAGCTGGTGGGAAAAGGCCTTAATAATGCAAAGGTACTACTCCTGGCCGGAAGCAG TGCTGGGGGAACTGGGGTGCTTCTGAATGTGGATCGAGTAGCAGAGCAGCTGGAGGAGATGGGTTATCAAGGGATTCAGGTCCGAGGGCTGGCAGATTCTGGCTGGTTCCTGGATAATAAACAGTACCGCAGAACTGACTGTATTGATACCATAACCTGTGCCCCAACAGAAGCTATTAGGAGAGGAATCAG ATATTGGAATGGCATTGTTCCTGAACGCTGCAAACTGCAGTTTAAAGAGGGAGAGGAATGGAATTGCTTTTTTGGCTATAAAATTTATCCCACTCTTCGAT GTCCAGTCTTTGTGGTGCAATGGCTCTTTGATGAGGCCCAGCTCACAGTAGATAATGTGCACCTAACTGGACAGCCTGTCCAGGAGGGGCAGTGGCTCTACATCCAGAATCTGGGCCGGGAGCTAAGAAATACCCTGAAGGATGTGAC TGCTAGTTTTGCTCCAGCCTGTTTGTCTCATGAGATCATTACGCGCAA TCACTGGACAGACATTCAGGTGAAAGGAACTTCGTTACCccgtgccctgcattgctgggaCCGCAGCCTGcatgacagcaacaaaaatgggaAAGCCCCTTTGAAGGGTTGCCCAATCCACCTGATTGACAGCTGTCCCTGGCCCCACTGTAACCCCTCATGCCCTACCATCCGGGACCAGTTCACGGGGCAGGAGATGAATGTGATCCAGTTCCTCATGCACATGGGTTTTGATGTTCAGAAGATGGCACAGCAACAGGGCCTGGAGCCCAGTAAACTTCTGGGGATGCTGAGCAGTGATAGCTAG
- the MYADML2 gene encoding myeloid-associated differentiation marker-like protein 2 — protein sequence MMESSGGPYLNTAAVASPVGIARLLQVAFGCTTFSLVAHQGGFSAAYGTFCMFVWCFCFAVTIFIITCEFTRLHSCLSISWGNFTAAFAMLATLMSITAAVIYPLYFAQFGCYSISCKVRDFRIAASVFAGLMFIAYAVEVFLTRAKPGQVTNYMATVSGLLKIVQAFVACIIFGALVNDSQYTNYVATQWCVAVYGFCFVVTVVVVAFNVTGRTAMLRCPFERFVVIYTFMAILMYVSAAVIWPVFCFDSKYGSPWRPYLCSQGKCPWDSQLVIAIFTYVNLVLYIVDLAYSQRIRFVSHP from the coding sequence ATGATGGAGAGCTCAGGAGGGCCGTATTTGAACACAGCAGCAGTGGCATCCCCGGTGGGAATAGCCCGTTTGTTGCAAGTGGCGTTTGGATGTACTACGTTCAGCCTGGTGGCCCATCAGGGGGGATTTAGTGCAGCCTATGGCACCTTCTGCATGTTCGTCTGGTGTTTCTGTTTTGCTGTCACCATCTTTATAATAACCTGTGAGTTCACTCGTCTCCACAGCTGCCTGAGCATCTCCTGGGGAAATTTCACAGCTGCTTTTGCCATGCTGGCCACACTCATGTCCATCACTGCGGCTGTGATCTACCCGCTCTATTTTGCCCAGTTTGGCTGTTATTCCATCAGTTGCAAGGTGAGAGATTTCCGCATAGCAGCCAGTGTCTTTGCAGGGCTCATGTTCATTGCTTATGCTGTGGAGGTGTTTCTAACCAGAGCCAAGCCAGGACAGGTGACCAACTACATGGCCACAGTATCTGGCCTCTTGAAAATTGTCCAGGCCTTTGTGGCCTGCATCATCTTTGGGGCACTGGTAAATGACAGTCAGTACACCAATTATGTGGCTACCCAATGGTGTGTGGCTGTCTATGGCTTCTGCTTTGTGGTGACAGTGGTGGTAGTGGCCTTCAATGTCACGGGAAGGACAGCAATGCTGCGGTGCCCCTTTGAGCGCTTTGTGGTCATTTACACATTCATGGCCATCCTCATGTATGTGAGTGCAGCAGTGATCTGGCCAGTGTTCTGCTTTGATAGTAAGTATGGGTCCCCATGGCGCCCCTACCTGTGCTCCCAGGGCAAATGCCCCTGGGACAGCCAACTGGTGATTGCTATATTTACTTATGTGAACCTGGTGCTTTACATTGTGGACTTGGCATACTCTCAACGTATCCGCTTTGTCTCACACCCTTAA